The proteins below come from a single Microtus ochrogaster isolate Prairie Vole_2 chromosome 8, MicOch1.0, whole genome shotgun sequence genomic window:
- the Fgf19 gene encoding fibroblast growth factor 19, with amino-acid sequence MWRRQNGRIVVRALVLATLWLAVAGRPLVRRSLALSDEEPLILYGWGKSTRLQHLYAAGPHISNCFLNIRSDGSVDCEDEQNERSLLEFRAVALKTIAIKDVSSVRYLCMSADGKIQGLIRYSEEDCTFREELDYLGYNQYKSPKHRLHIILIRSKYRQQLQDKAPSNFIPVFPRSFLEARDQLESKLFPLPLDPDSMDPFGMVEDMEVKSPSFQK; translated from the exons ATGTGGAGAAGGCAGAACGGGCGTATAGTGGTCCGAGCCCTGGTCCTGGCCACTCTGTGGCTGGCCGTGGCTGGGCGTCCCCTGGTCCGGCGATCCCTGGCTCTGTCCGATGAAGAGCCACTCATTCTCTACGGTTGGGGCAAGAGCACCCGCCTTCAGCACCTGTACGCCGCTGGTCCCCACATCTCCAACTGCTTCCTGAATATCCGGAGCGACGGCTCCGTGGACTGCGAGGATGAACAAAACGAACGAA GTTTGCTAGAGTTCCGCGCGGTGGCTCTGAAGACGATTGCCATCAAGGATGTCAGCAGCGTACGGTACCTCTGCATGAGCGCGGACGGGAAGATACAGGGGCTG ATTCGTTACTCGGAGGAAGATTGCACCTTCAGGGAGGAACTGGACTATTTAGGCTACAACCAGTACAAATCCCCGAAGCACCGCCTCCACATCATCCTCATCAGGTCCAAATACAGGCAACAGCTCCAGGACAAAGCGCCCTCCAACTTTATCCCCGTGTTTCCCCGGTCCTTTTTGGAAGCCAGGGACCAGCTGGAGTCGAAACTGTTTCCCCTGCCCCTGGATCCCGACAGCATGGATCCATTCGGGATGGTGGAAGACATGGAGGTGAAGAGCCCCAGCTTCCAGAAGTGA